In Paenibacillus stellifer, the DNA window GGGGCCGGCCTGGCTGGAATTGATCGGACTGAAGCTGCTGGACCGGCTGTGCGCCCTGCATGGATGCGGCTTTATCTTCGGCGACCTGAAGCCGGAGAATGTTATTGTCTCGGAGTATGGCGAAGCCGAATTGATTGACTTCGGCGGGGCGGGCCCGATCGGGCGAAGCGTGAAGCAGTTCACCGAGTGGCATGACCGCGGCTTCTGGAGCGCGGGAAGCCGGGTTGGTGACGAGGCTTACGATCTGTTCGCCTTCGCCGTGCTATGTCTCCGTCTTCTGGACGAGCAGGGGCTGAAGAACGCTGCTGCGCAGCTTCCCCAGATGCGAAGCGGAGAGGAACTGCTCAAGCTGGCGAACCGTCTCCCTGATCGGAAACTGGCATCCTGGCTGAAGACCGCTCTAAAGGGCGGTTTTGCCTCGTCCGCTGAAGCGAGAGAGGCCTGGAAGACCCACATTTTCCGGGGAGGGCGGAGCAAGCCTGAGCCGGTGGCGACCCCCGGCTGGCTTAAGGGGGCCTTTGCACTGTCCCTTTGCCTGCTTGTCTTTACCGTGTACTGGATTTATCATTTTTAATATTCTATGATTATACATAAGGACAGGCACGCCGATTGCCGTGCCGGCAGCCGCCCAGTCGCGGCCAATAGCGGCTACAGGGCAGGAAGGAAGCCTGATATTAATGAAGTGGAATGAACTGGTGGATTCGGTTATGGATGCCGCAGCCGAATATAAGCTGTGGAGCGCCGGAGACGCCATCGTAGTCGCAGTGTCCGGCGGGCCGGATTCTGTGGCTCTTTTGCATGTTCTGAATGAAATCTCCCGCACAAGGATGCCGTTGTCCCTCATCTGCGCGCATGTGAATCACGGCTTTCGGGCAGAATCGAAAATGGAGGCGGAACTGGTCCGGGACCTCGCAGAGAGGTTGGAGGTTCCCTTCGAACTCGCCGAGTTCGATATCCCCGCTTATATGAAGGAAAGCGGTCTGGGCCCGCAGGAAGCCGCCCGCAATAAGCGGTACCGGTTCCTGATCGATACCGCACACCGTCACGGAGCGGCGGCCGTAGCTCTGGCCCATCATGCCGACGACCAGGCCGAGACTGTGCTGATGCATTTGCTTCGGGGAAGCGGCCTTTCGGGACTT includes these proteins:
- a CDS encoding serine/threonine protein kinase produces the protein MDTSSRPVRSPGEVIAGKWRGNRYVVDRLLGKGANGTVYLVTRESRREKYALKIGYDALDLQSEINVLTSLQSCQARQGKRPGKPDPMSFYFLESDDASDGDFPFYVMRYVQGMPLHRFLAKKGPAWLELIGLKLLDRLCALHGCGFIFGDLKPENVIVSEYGEAELIDFGGAGPIGRSVKQFTEWHDRGFWSAGSRVGDEAYDLFAFAVLCLRLLDEQGLKNAAAQLPQMRSGEELLKLANRLPDRKLASWLKTALKGGFASSAEAREAWKTHIFRGGRSKPEPVATPGWLKGAFALSLCLLVFTVYWIYHF